The following proteins come from a genomic window of Lolium rigidum isolate FL_2022 chromosome 5, APGP_CSIRO_Lrig_0.1, whole genome shotgun sequence:
- the LOC124654952 gene encoding LRR receptor-like serine/threonine-protein kinase GHR1 isoform X4, which produces MATAGAVVDRLLRRLASDARRSDLPSDIDQHVAHFRRTLSRLRDVLVSVERYFWVRTEVQDWMTKINQIVYDMDNLLDEFEDQNDTESERSGCITKATSLCSPCPFVLYSTRVNRMKTLIKRLDHSARNSVIFGMMQHPRCDLEQTDTQEEFCRAAIVGRDGDKTKIKELILQNDAEILSIIPIVGLVGLGKTALARLIFHDQGEGLNFDLRIWINLNRKFDLRKLAADIISQANETKEGGPSVVNNTSAEINGNLQLLKNRLQETLHGKHCLIVLDGLCSTNKSQLDELKEMLRGTNKSIKVLVTTSSEITAELMHTFTPYKLLPLSEDDCWTIFSEKAFGDGNCFNACLKTIGKQIAKRCDGIPALAHFLGSIVHNQGMYVWLAARDEAIWKLERTYSGRSKVFSSLNKLYYDMPSALKLCFLYLSIFPKGSAIDKEKLIRQWIALDMIGSRHETLPSYVHGEMYIQDLLSIHFLQVQKTPSVNGIENKTAPKMLYMHNVVHDFATHIASNDIIILDGGEMNSNSKGPTFQFILLTYYREHSILCSPLITSARALHFQNTKAIKLHREAFKLLKRMRVLNLSGSCIQEIPDSIGHLRHLRYLDISDLKIQILPSSMSTLTNLEALDLSNTSLKKLPRFIGTFLKLRYLNLQGCQILQHLSLTFGHLQRLEHLRLSCCYDVGELDDSLCNLQHLRLLDLSNCTELKQLPSSFGNLMNLEDLDLSGCFNLKHLPESFGNICFLRFLNISSCYELQHLPGSLTNLGKLEVLILRRCRKLQKLPPSFRNIQFLRVLDLAGCEALEVSTEIMTTNLEHLNLQRCRRLQTHPNCFQNFTKLKFLNLSECQPYADYHLNLSKCPPNIDYFQSLGYLFNLEYLNLSQTVLDIPVSFERLQKLHTLDLTGCVVVNPSSGVSHILSDMINKMTRLKFVLTKDPTIVASLPQHIRYSVGTDEHWHITSDELLISDLTGGSRGLSIAERVNLQSRVELRFLKLEWMPNSQPADVVDDVGEEVLEKLQPNQSLEHLELVGYAGPVFPRWMMGNMMTSLPNIVSLHLFHLENCKDLPPLGELRNLLYLHIKDVPKLTNLQRGLSGGPRPFKKLTRLNLESLFNLEALSILLASSSGDHFMFPCLEELSVVSCCKLMFEPSLPKCLKYEIRESDRVLSCGEPTGPSSSSPPVQIEIIGCKIPSRFLQWVRSLSTLEKAVIDACEGEDGQVLTSLGLLEIIGDEEQPSSYDSNVNESATVSSSEAVIPHELSSQIGAHTDTRYGRTMFQNHFPWFRVSPAHKELLTSISFSGSGSTASEDLSMISSDTFFLDSPYVTVFTFEELKIATRNFGPNNLLGEGGSGFIYKGQLRRKMNPSISSNSMVIAVKKFKPDSLCWPENWQTEMNFHGRISHPNLVKLLGYCLDANNTVFVYEFMARGSLDNHLFRRGTNLLSWSLRVKILTEAARGLAFLHSLERPVIYRNFKASKILLDLNYDVKLSGLNFGKDGPCSGLSHVTTRVMGTYGYAAPEYIATGHLYVKSDVYSFGVVLLEVLTGRRAIDQKRPTGELSLVDWARPYLAQAERRILHRVMDPRLVGKYPSKAAHQASQLARSCLSQNHMTRPSMNEIVDVLENICSMDTKTREPNNTSLQLKPRGRSLLG; this is translated from the exons ATGGCCaccgccggcgccgtcgtcgaccgGCTACTAcgccggctggcctccgacgctcgCCGGTCGGATCTGCCTTCGGACATAGACCAGCACGTGGCGCACTTCAGGCGAACTCTGTCGAGGTTGCGTGATGTGCTGGTAAGTGTGGAGAGATATTTTTGGGTGCGTACTGAGGTACAGGATTGGATGACGAAGATCAATCAGATTGTCTATGACATGGACAATCTCTTGGACGAATTTGAAGACCAAAATGACACTGAATCTGAGAGGAGCGGCTGTATTACAAAG GCAACATCACTGTGTTCCCCGTGTCCATTTGTCTTGTATAGTACTAGAGTGAATAGAATGAAGACACTCATAAAAAGATTGGATCATTCAGCAAGAAATTCAGTCATTTTCGGTATGATGCAGCACCCAAGGTGTGATCTTGAGCAAACAGATACCCAAGAAGAATTCTGTAGAGCTGCAATCGTTGGAAGAGATGgcgacaaaacaaaaataaaggaaTTAATCTTGCAAAATGATGCAGAAATATTGTCCATCATTCCCATTGTCGGCCTTGTGGGTTTGGGGAAAACAGCTCTTGCCAGATTAATTTTCCATGACCAGGGAGAAGGGTTGAATTTTGATCTTCGTATTTGGATCAACTTGAATAGGAAATTTGACCTTAGAAAGCTTGCTGCTGATATAATCTCACAAGCTAATGAAACAAAAGAAGGAGGACCCTCAGTAGTTAACAACACCAGCGCTGAGATTAATGGGAATCTCCAATTGCTAAAGAATCGTTTGCAGGAGACACTTCATGGCAAACATTGTCTAATTGTCTTGGATGGCCTTTGTAGCACAAATAAAAGCCAGCTGGATGAATTGAAGGAAATGCTCAGGGGTACGAACAAGTCGATCAAGGTTTTAGTGACCACCTCAAGTGAAATAACTGCAGAGCTAATGCACACTTTCACACCATACAAGTTGCTTCCATTATCTGAAGATGACTGTTGGACAATATTTTCTGAAAAGGCATTTGGGGATGGAAATTGTTTCAATGCATGCCTAAAGACAATTGGGAAGCAAATTGCgaaaagatgtgacggaataccaGCTTTAGCTCATTTTCTTGGTTCAATAGTTCACAATCAAGGCATGTATGTCTGGTTAGCAGCAAGGGATGAAGCAATATGGAAATTAGAGAGAACATATTCTGGGAGAAGTAAAGTGTTTTCATCATTGAATAAATTGTACTATGACATGCCTTCAGCGCTAAAACTATGCTTTCTATATTTATCAATATTTCCTAAGGGATCTGCTATTGATAAAGAAAAACTTATCCGGCAGTGGATTGCACTTGATATGATAGGATCAAGACATGAGACGTTGCCTTCCTATGTTCACGGGGAgatgtacattcaggatcttttgTCAATACATTTCCTTCAAGTTCAAAAGACACCTTCA GTTAACGGAATTGAAAACAAAACAGCTCCTAAAATGCTCTACATGCACAATGTTGTCCATGACTTTGCAACACATATTGCCTCTAATGATATTATAATTTTGGATGGCGGGGAAATGAACAGTAATTCAAAAGGCCCCACTTTCCAATTTATATTGTTGACCTATTACAGAGAGCACTCAATACTTTGCAGTCCACTGATTACCAGTGCAAGGGCATTACATTTCCAGAATACTAAGGCTATAAAGCTTCATAGAGAAGCTTTTAAATTACTGAAGCGTATGCGTGTTTTAAATCTTAGTGGAAGCTGCATTCAAGAAATTCCTGATTCTATTGGCCACTTGAGGCATCTAAGATACCTTGATATTTCGGACTTGAAGATTCAAATCTTACCTTCCTCAATGAGTACactgacaaaccttgaggcactGGATCTATCAAATACTTCTCTCAAGAAATTACCTCGGTTCATTGGTACTTTTCTGAAGCTAAGATATTTGAATCTGCAAGGCTGTCAGATACTTCAACACTTGTCTCTAACCTTTGGTCATCTCCAAAGACTTGAGCATCTTAGGCTGTCATGTTGTTATGATGTCGGTGAGCTAGATGATTCTCTGTGCAATCTTCAGCATCTTCGATTATTGGATTTGTCAAACTGCACCGAGCTTAAACAGCTACCTAGTTCATTTGGTAATTTAATGAATTTGGAGGATCTAGATCTGTCTGGCTGCTTCAACCTCAAGCATCTACCAGAATCTTTTGGTAATATCTGTTTTCTTAGGTTCCTGAACATATCGAGCTGCTACGAGCTTCAACATTTGCCTGGATCTCTTACCAATCTCGGGAAGTTGGAAGTGCTTATACTTCGGAGATGTCGCAAGCTTCAAAAGCTCCCTCCTTCCTTTAGAAACATTCAGTTCCTTCGAGTTTTGGATCTAGCTGGCTGTGAGGCACTTGAAGTAAGTACTGAGATAATGACAACCAACTTGGAGCATCTGAACCTACAACGTTGTCGCAGGCTGCAGACACATCCCAACTGCTTTCAGAACTTTACTAAATTGAAGTTTTTGAATCTCTCAGAGTGCCAACCTTATGCTGATTATCATTTGAATCTATCAAAGTGCCCCCCTAACATTGATTATTTTCAATCTCTTGGTTACTTGTTCAACTTAGAATATCTTAATCTGTCACAAACCGTCCTTGACATACCTGTGTCATTTGAGAGGCTTCAGAAGCTGCACACGTTGGACCTCACTGGTTGTGTTGTAGTAAATCCATCATCTGGTGTATCTCATATATTGTCAGATATGATAAATAAGATGACAAGGCTCAAATTTGTGTTGACAAAAGATCCAACGATAGTGGCCTCTCTACCACAGCACATTCGGTACTCTGTTGGCACTGATGAACACTGGCACATAACAAGTGATGAGCTTCTTATTTCAGACCTCACAGGAGGATCCAGGGGGTTAAGTATAGCAGAGAGAGTAAATCTGCAGAGTCGAGTGGAGCTTCGTTTTCTTAAGCTGGAGTGGATGCCAAATTCTCAGCCAGCTGATGTAGTTGATGATGTAGGTGAAGAAGTACTGGAAAAGCTCCAACCAAACCAGAGTTTAGAGCATTTGGAGCTAGTTGGATATGCAGGTCCTGTGTTCCCTCGATGGATGATGGGCAACATGATGACTTCACTTCCAAACATTGTCAGTCTTCATCTGTTCCACCTAGAGAACTGCAAAGATCTCCCTCCACTCGGTGAGCTCCGGAATCTGCTCTACTTGCATATAAAAGATGTGCCTAAGCTCACAAATCTCCAGAGGGGTCTTTCTGGTGGGCCACGACCCTTCAAGAAATTAACACGTCTCAATTTGGAATCGTTATTCAACTTAGAAGCATTGTCTATACTGTTGGCATCCAGCAGTGGGGATCACTTCATGTTTCCTTGCCTCGAAGAGTTGTCTGTAGTATCTTGTTGTAAGCTCATGTTTGAACCATCTCTTCCAAAATGCTTGAAATATGAGATAAGAGAGAGTGACCGTGTTCTGTCATGTGGAGAACCTACTGGACCATCATCTTCTTCACCGCCAGTACAAATAGAGATAATAGGGTGCAAGATACCATCCAGATTTTTGCAATGGGTTAGGTCCTTGAGTACCCTTGAGAAAGCAGTAATTGATGCATGTGAGGGGGAGGATGGTCAAGTGCTAACTTCTCTTGGGCTCCTGGAGATAATAGGCGATGAAGAACAGCCCAGTAGCTATGATTCTAATGTAAATGAATCTGCGACTGTCAGTTCATCGGAAGCAGTCATTCCACATGAGTTATCTAGTCAG ATTGGCGCCCATACTGATACTCGTTATGGCAGAACAATGTTTCAAAATCATTTCCCATGGTTCAGGGTCTCTCCAGCGCACAAAG AACTACTGACTTCTATAAGCTTCAGTGGCTCCGGCTCTACAGCATCGGAAGATCTTTCAATGATTAGTAGTGACACCTTCTTTCTTGATTCACCATACGTTACTGTCTTCACCTTTGAGGAATTGAAGATTGCCACAAGAAACTTTGGGCCAAACAATCTACTTGGCGAGGGTGGGTCTGGATTTATCTACAAGGGCCAGCTTCGCAGAAAAATGAACCCTTCAATTAGCAGCAACAGTATGGTGATTGCTGTTAAGAAGTTCAAACCGGACAGTTTATGCTGGCCTGAAAATTGGCAG ACTGAGATGAATTTCCATGGAAGGATTTCACACCCAAACCTTGTCAAACTGTTAGGCTACTGCTTGGATGCCAACAACACGGTCTTTGTTTACGAGTTCATGGCAAGAGGGAGCTTGGATAATCACCTGTTTAGAA GAGGAACAAATCTACTATCTTGGAGTctcagggtcaagattcttactgAGGCAGCTCGTGGCCTTGCATTCCTTCACTCCCTAGAAAGACCGGTCATCTACAGAAACTTTAAGGCTTCAAAAATCCTATTAGATTTG AACTACGATGTAAAGCTCTCGGGTCTTAACTTTGGCAAGGATGGCCCATGCAGTGGGCTATCGCATGTAACAACAAGAGTCATGGGCACATATGGCTATGCAGCTCCTGAATATATAGCTACTG GTCACTTGTATGTGAAGAGTGATGTCTACAGCTTTGGCGTTGTGCTGCTGGAGGTGCTTACTGGTCGGAGGGCGATTGACCAAAAGCGCCCCACTGGGGAGCTTAGTTTGGTGGATTGGGCGAGACCCTACCTGGCTCAGGCTGAAAGGAGAATTCTACATAGGGTGATGGATCCTCGTCTTGTGGGGAAGTATCCTTCCAAGGCCGCCCATCAGGCTTCCCAACTCGCACGCAGCTGCCTTTCTCAGAACCATATGACACGCCCATCCATGAACGAAATCGTGGATGTTCTAGAGAATATCTGCTCAATGGACACAAAAACAAGGGAACCCAATAATACCTCCTTGCAACTGAAGCCCCGGGGGCGCTCACTGCTTGGATGA
- the LOC124654952 gene encoding uncharacterized protein LOC124654952 isoform X2, producing MATAGAVVDRLLRRLASDARRSDLPSDIDQHVAHFRRTLSRLRDVLVSVERYFWVRTEVQDWMTKINQIVYDMDNLLDEFEDQNDTESERSGCITKATSLCSPCPFVLYSTRVNRMKTLIKRLDHSARNSVIFGMMQHPRCDLEQTDTQEEFCRAAIVGRDGDKTKIKELILQNDAEILSIIPIVGLVGLGKTALARLIFHDQGEGLNFDLRIWINLNRKFDLRKLAADIISQANETKEGGPSVVNNTSAEINGNLQLLKNRLQETLHGKHCLIVLDGLCSTNKSQLDELKEMLRGTNKSIKVLVTTSSEITAELMHTFTPYKLLPLSEDDCWTIFSEKAFGDGNCFNACLKTIGKQIAKRCDGIPALAHFLGSIVHNQGMYVWLAARDEAIWKLERTYSGRSKVFSSLNKLYYDMPSALKLCFLYLSIFPKGSAIDKEKLIRQWIALDMIGSRHETLPSYVHGEMYIQDLLSIHFLQVQKTPSVNGIENKTAPKMLYMHNVVHDFATHIASNDIIILDGGEMNSNSKGPTFQFILLTYYREHSILCSPLITSARALHFQNTKAIKLHREAFKLLKRMRVLNLSGSCIQEIPDSIGHLRHLRYLDISDLKIQILPSSMSTLTNLEALDLSNTSLKKLPRFIGTFLKLRYLNLQGCQILQHLSLTFGHLQRLEHLRLSCCYDVGELDDSLCNLQHLRLLDLSNCTELKQLPSSFGNLMNLEDLDLSGCFNLKHLPESFGNICFLRFLNISSCYELQHLPGSLTNLGKLEVLILRRCRKLQKLPPSFRNIQFLRVLDLAGCEALEVSTEIMTTNLEHLNLQRCRRLQTHPNCFQNFTKLKFLNLSECQPYADYHLNLSKCPPNIDYFQSLGYLFNLEYLNLSQTVLDIPVSFERLQKLHTLDLTGCVVVNPSSGVSHILSDMINKMTRLKFVLTKDPTIVASLPQHIRYSVGTDEHWHITSDELLISDLTGGSRGLSIAERVNLQSRVELRFLKLEWMPNSQPADVVDDVGEEVLEKLQPNQSLEHLELVGYAGPVFPRWMMGNMMTSLPNIVSLHLFHLENCKDLPPLGELRNLLYLHIKDVPKLTNLQRGLSGGPRPFKKLTRLNLESLFNLEALSILLASSSGDHFMFPCLEELSVVSCCKLMFEPSLPKCLKYEIRESDRVLSCGEPTGPSSSSPPVQIEIIGCKIPSRFLQWVRSLSTLEKAVIDACEGEDGQVLTSLGLLEIIGDEEQPSSYDSNVNESATVSSSEAVIPHELSSQIGAHTDTRYGRTMFQNHFPWFRVSPAHKELTLHNHHVELLTSISFSGSGSTASEDLSMISSDTFFLDSPYVTVFTFEELKIATRNFGPNNLLGEGGSGFIYKGQLRRKMNPSISSNSMVIAVKKFKPDSLCWPENWQTEMNFHGRISHPNLVKLLGYCLDANNTVFVYEFMARGSLDNHLFRRGTNLLSWSLRVKILTEAARGLAFLHSLERPVIYRNFKASKILLDLNYDVKLSGLNFGKDGPCSGLSHVTTRVMGTYGYAAPEYIATGHLYVKSDVYSFGVVLLEVLTGRRAIDQKRPTGELSLVDWARPYLAQAERRILHRVMDPRLVGKYPSKAAHQASQLARSCLSQNHMTRPSMNEIVDVLENICSMDTKTREPNNTSLQLKPRGRSLLG from the exons ATGGCCaccgccggcgccgtcgtcgaccgGCTACTAcgccggctggcctccgacgctcgCCGGTCGGATCTGCCTTCGGACATAGACCAGCACGTGGCGCACTTCAGGCGAACTCTGTCGAGGTTGCGTGATGTGCTGGTAAGTGTGGAGAGATATTTTTGGGTGCGTACTGAGGTACAGGATTGGATGACGAAGATCAATCAGATTGTCTATGACATGGACAATCTCTTGGACGAATTTGAAGACCAAAATGACACTGAATCTGAGAGGAGCGGCTGTATTACAAAG GCAACATCACTGTGTTCCCCGTGTCCATTTGTCTTGTATAGTACTAGAGTGAATAGAATGAAGACACTCATAAAAAGATTGGATCATTCAGCAAGAAATTCAGTCATTTTCGGTATGATGCAGCACCCAAGGTGTGATCTTGAGCAAACAGATACCCAAGAAGAATTCTGTAGAGCTGCAATCGTTGGAAGAGATGgcgacaaaacaaaaataaaggaaTTAATCTTGCAAAATGATGCAGAAATATTGTCCATCATTCCCATTGTCGGCCTTGTGGGTTTGGGGAAAACAGCTCTTGCCAGATTAATTTTCCATGACCAGGGAGAAGGGTTGAATTTTGATCTTCGTATTTGGATCAACTTGAATAGGAAATTTGACCTTAGAAAGCTTGCTGCTGATATAATCTCACAAGCTAATGAAACAAAAGAAGGAGGACCCTCAGTAGTTAACAACACCAGCGCTGAGATTAATGGGAATCTCCAATTGCTAAAGAATCGTTTGCAGGAGACACTTCATGGCAAACATTGTCTAATTGTCTTGGATGGCCTTTGTAGCACAAATAAAAGCCAGCTGGATGAATTGAAGGAAATGCTCAGGGGTACGAACAAGTCGATCAAGGTTTTAGTGACCACCTCAAGTGAAATAACTGCAGAGCTAATGCACACTTTCACACCATACAAGTTGCTTCCATTATCTGAAGATGACTGTTGGACAATATTTTCTGAAAAGGCATTTGGGGATGGAAATTGTTTCAATGCATGCCTAAAGACAATTGGGAAGCAAATTGCgaaaagatgtgacggaataccaGCTTTAGCTCATTTTCTTGGTTCAATAGTTCACAATCAAGGCATGTATGTCTGGTTAGCAGCAAGGGATGAAGCAATATGGAAATTAGAGAGAACATATTCTGGGAGAAGTAAAGTGTTTTCATCATTGAATAAATTGTACTATGACATGCCTTCAGCGCTAAAACTATGCTTTCTATATTTATCAATATTTCCTAAGGGATCTGCTATTGATAAAGAAAAACTTATCCGGCAGTGGATTGCACTTGATATGATAGGATCAAGACATGAGACGTTGCCTTCCTATGTTCACGGGGAgatgtacattcaggatcttttgTCAATACATTTCCTTCAAGTTCAAAAGACACCTTCA GTTAACGGAATTGAAAACAAAACAGCTCCTAAAATGCTCTACATGCACAATGTTGTCCATGACTTTGCAACACATATTGCCTCTAATGATATTATAATTTTGGATGGCGGGGAAATGAACAGTAATTCAAAAGGCCCCACTTTCCAATTTATATTGTTGACCTATTACAGAGAGCACTCAATACTTTGCAGTCCACTGATTACCAGTGCAAGGGCATTACATTTCCAGAATACTAAGGCTATAAAGCTTCATAGAGAAGCTTTTAAATTACTGAAGCGTATGCGTGTTTTAAATCTTAGTGGAAGCTGCATTCAAGAAATTCCTGATTCTATTGGCCACTTGAGGCATCTAAGATACCTTGATATTTCGGACTTGAAGATTCAAATCTTACCTTCCTCAATGAGTACactgacaaaccttgaggcactGGATCTATCAAATACTTCTCTCAAGAAATTACCTCGGTTCATTGGTACTTTTCTGAAGCTAAGATATTTGAATCTGCAAGGCTGTCAGATACTTCAACACTTGTCTCTAACCTTTGGTCATCTCCAAAGACTTGAGCATCTTAGGCTGTCATGTTGTTATGATGTCGGTGAGCTAGATGATTCTCTGTGCAATCTTCAGCATCTTCGATTATTGGATTTGTCAAACTGCACCGAGCTTAAACAGCTACCTAGTTCATTTGGTAATTTAATGAATTTGGAGGATCTAGATCTGTCTGGCTGCTTCAACCTCAAGCATCTACCAGAATCTTTTGGTAATATCTGTTTTCTTAGGTTCCTGAACATATCGAGCTGCTACGAGCTTCAACATTTGCCTGGATCTCTTACCAATCTCGGGAAGTTGGAAGTGCTTATACTTCGGAGATGTCGCAAGCTTCAAAAGCTCCCTCCTTCCTTTAGAAACATTCAGTTCCTTCGAGTTTTGGATCTAGCTGGCTGTGAGGCACTTGAAGTAAGTACTGAGATAATGACAACCAACTTGGAGCATCTGAACCTACAACGTTGTCGCAGGCTGCAGACACATCCCAACTGCTTTCAGAACTTTACTAAATTGAAGTTTTTGAATCTCTCAGAGTGCCAACCTTATGCTGATTATCATTTGAATCTATCAAAGTGCCCCCCTAACATTGATTATTTTCAATCTCTTGGTTACTTGTTCAACTTAGAATATCTTAATCTGTCACAAACCGTCCTTGACATACCTGTGTCATTTGAGAGGCTTCAGAAGCTGCACACGTTGGACCTCACTGGTTGTGTTGTAGTAAATCCATCATCTGGTGTATCTCATATATTGTCAGATATGATAAATAAGATGACAAGGCTCAAATTTGTGTTGACAAAAGATCCAACGATAGTGGCCTCTCTACCACAGCACATTCGGTACTCTGTTGGCACTGATGAACACTGGCACATAACAAGTGATGAGCTTCTTATTTCAGACCTCACAGGAGGATCCAGGGGGTTAAGTATAGCAGAGAGAGTAAATCTGCAGAGTCGAGTGGAGCTTCGTTTTCTTAAGCTGGAGTGGATGCCAAATTCTCAGCCAGCTGATGTAGTTGATGATGTAGGTGAAGAAGTACTGGAAAAGCTCCAACCAAACCAGAGTTTAGAGCATTTGGAGCTAGTTGGATATGCAGGTCCTGTGTTCCCTCGATGGATGATGGGCAACATGATGACTTCACTTCCAAACATTGTCAGTCTTCATCTGTTCCACCTAGAGAACTGCAAAGATCTCCCTCCACTCGGTGAGCTCCGGAATCTGCTCTACTTGCATATAAAAGATGTGCCTAAGCTCACAAATCTCCAGAGGGGTCTTTCTGGTGGGCCACGACCCTTCAAGAAATTAACACGTCTCAATTTGGAATCGTTATTCAACTTAGAAGCATTGTCTATACTGTTGGCATCCAGCAGTGGGGATCACTTCATGTTTCCTTGCCTCGAAGAGTTGTCTGTAGTATCTTGTTGTAAGCTCATGTTTGAACCATCTCTTCCAAAATGCTTGAAATATGAGATAAGAGAGAGTGACCGTGTTCTGTCATGTGGAGAACCTACTGGACCATCATCTTCTTCACCGCCAGTACAAATAGAGATAATAGGGTGCAAGATACCATCCAGATTTTTGCAATGGGTTAGGTCCTTGAGTACCCTTGAGAAAGCAGTAATTGATGCATGTGAGGGGGAGGATGGTCAAGTGCTAACTTCTCTTGGGCTCCTGGAGATAATAGGCGATGAAGAACAGCCCAGTAGCTATGATTCTAATGTAAATGAATCTGCGACTGTCAGTTCATCGGAAGCAGTCATTCCACATGAGTTATCTAGTCAG ATTGGCGCCCATACTGATACTCGTTATGGCAGAACAATGTTTCAAAATCATTTCCCATGGTTCAGGGTCTCTCCAGCGCACAAAG AGCTCACTCTTCATAATCACCATGTAGAACTACTGACTTCTATAAGCTTCAGTGGCTCCGGCTCTACAGCATCGGAAGATCTTTCAATGATTAGTAGTGACACCTTCTTTCTTGATTCACCATACGTTACTGTCTTCACCTTTGAGGAATTGAAGATTGCCACAAGAAACTTTGGGCCAAACAATCTACTTGGCGAGGGTGGGTCTGGATTTATCTACAAGGGCCAGCTTCGCAGAAAAATGAACCCTTCAATTAGCAGCAACAGTATGGTGATTGCTGTTAAGAAGTTCAAACCGGACAGTTTATGCTGGCCTGAAAATTGGCAG ACTGAGATGAATTTCCATGGAAGGATTTCACACCCAAACCTTGTCAAACTGTTAGGCTACTGCTTGGATGCCAACAACACGGTCTTTGTTTACGAGTTCATGGCAAGAGGGAGCTTGGATAATCACCTGTTTAGAA GAGGAACAAATCTACTATCTTGGAGTctcagggtcaagattcttactgAGGCAGCTCGTGGCCTTGCATTCCTTCACTCCCTAGAAAGACCGGTCATCTACAGAAACTTTAAGGCTTCAAAAATCCTATTAGATTTG AACTACGATGTAAAGCTCTCGGGTCTTAACTTTGGCAAGGATGGCCCATGCAGTGGGCTATCGCATGTAACAACAAGAGTCATGGGCACATATGGCTATGCAGCTCCTGAATATATAGCTACTG GTCACTTGTATGTGAAGAGTGATGTCTACAGCTTTGGCGTTGTGCTGCTGGAGGTGCTTACTGGTCGGAGGGCGATTGACCAAAAGCGCCCCACTGGGGAGCTTAGTTTGGTGGATTGGGCGAGACCCTACCTGGCTCAGGCTGAAAGGAGAATTCTACATAGGGTGATGGATCCTCGTCTTGTGGGGAAGTATCCTTCCAAGGCCGCCCATCAGGCTTCCCAACTCGCACGCAGCTGCCTTTCTCAGAACCATATGACACGCCCATCCATGAACGAAATCGTGGATGTTCTAGAGAATATCTGCTCAATGGACACAAAAACAAGGGAACCCAATAATACCTCCTTGCAACTGAAGCCCCGGGGGCGCTCACTGCTTGGATGA